A genome region from Hymenobacter tibetensis includes the following:
- the gcvP gene encoding aminomethyl-transferring glycine dehydrogenase → MLLQPKAADVFIDRHNGPDAVAVADMLRAIGVDSLDQLIDETVPAAIRLKQPLNLPAALTERAFLAKFKGIASKNRLFKNYIGLGYHDTRLPGVIQRNIMENPGWYTAYTPYQAEIAQGRLEALINYQTMIIDLTGLEIANASLLDEGTAAAETLHMFHSLTKKKNATRYFVSEQVLPQTIDVLRTRATPLGIELVVGDHRTVDLTDDSLFGAILQYPAADGAVYDYTDFISKAHDSNLFVTVATDLLSLTLLTPPGEMGADACVGNSQRFGVPMGYGGPHAGFLSTKDQFKRVIPGRIIGQSIDAAGNKAYRMALQTREQHIRREKATSNICTAQVLLSVLAGMYAVYHGPQRIKQFATNVHALTQVLEQEVKALGLDQRNEFYFDTLDIKLESAELQAAVRQEAEAAGINFRYFEEHGTPRVGISLHQNTEIQDVADIVAVFAKVLGKDVKSVALPAEISVNWPEALVRTSQYLTHPIFNTHHSEHEMLRYMKHLENKDLSLAHSMIPLGSCTMKLNATAEMIPVTWPEIGGLHPFAPREQAQGYTQIFQDLEQWLCEVTGFAAVSLQPNSGAQGEYAGLLAIKGYHDARGDQHRNIALIPASAHGTNPASAVMAGMQVVVVKSTEEGNIDVEDLKAKAAQHAEKLSCLMVTYPSTHGVYEETIIDICATIHQHGGRVYMDGANMNAQVGLTSPATIGADVCHLNLHKTFCIPHGGGGPGVGPIGVVADLAPYLSGHVVVDADGRTGGAVSSAPWGSASILPISYAYISMMGGEGLTEATRIAILNANYIKARLEQHYPVLYTGANGRCAHEMILDCRQFKKAGIEVEDIAKRLMDYGFHAPTVSFPVAGTLMVEPTESESKEELDRFIEAMISIRHEIADVEAGRADAKDNLLKHAPHTAAVVLAQEWHRPYTREQAVYPTDYVRAAKFWPSVSRIDSAYGDRNLICSCTSVEEYADAEEKLVETDKGPSY, encoded by the coding sequence ATGTTGCTCCAACCCAAGGCCGCCGACGTATTCATCGACCGTCATAACGGGCCCGATGCCGTCGCCGTAGCGGACATGCTGCGTGCCATCGGTGTCGATTCGCTCGACCAGCTTATTGATGAGACCGTGCCGGCCGCCATCCGCCTGAAACAGCCGCTGAACTTGCCCGCTGCCCTCACGGAGCGGGCTTTTTTGGCGAAGTTCAAAGGCATTGCCAGTAAGAACCGCCTCTTCAAAAACTATATCGGCCTGGGCTACCACGACACCCGACTGCCGGGCGTTATCCAGCGCAACATCATGGAAAATCCGGGCTGGTACACGGCGTACACGCCCTATCAGGCCGAAATTGCGCAAGGCCGCCTCGAAGCCCTCATCAATTATCAGACAATGATAATTGACCTCACGGGCCTCGAAATTGCCAACGCCAGCTTGCTCGACGAAGGCACTGCCGCCGCCGAGACCCTACACATGTTCCACTCACTGACCAAAAAGAAGAACGCCACGCGCTACTTCGTGTCGGAGCAGGTGCTGCCGCAAACCATCGACGTACTTCGCACCCGCGCCACACCGCTGGGCATCGAGCTCGTGGTAGGTGACCACCGCACCGTAGACCTCACGGATGATTCGTTGTTTGGTGCTATTCTGCAATATCCGGCTGCTGATGGCGCCGTGTATGACTATACCGACTTTATCTCTAAAGCGCACGACAGCAATTTGTTTGTAACAGTTGCTACCGACCTGTTGTCGCTCACGCTCCTTACGCCTCCTGGCGAGATGGGCGCCGACGCCTGCGTGGGCAACTCCCAGCGCTTCGGCGTACCGATGGGCTACGGTGGTCCGCACGCAGGCTTCCTGTCCACCAAAGACCAGTTCAAGCGCGTGATTCCGGGCCGTATTATCGGGCAGAGCATTGACGCCGCTGGCAACAAGGCCTACCGCATGGCTCTGCAAACCCGCGAGCAGCACATCCGCCGCGAAAAAGCAACCAGCAACATCTGCACGGCGCAGGTGCTCTTGTCGGTGCTGGCGGGCATGTATGCTGTGTACCATGGGCCGCAGCGCATCAAGCAATTCGCGACCAATGTGCACGCCCTCACGCAGGTGCTGGAGCAGGAGGTAAAAGCCCTCGGCCTCGACCAGCGCAACGAGTTCTACTTCGACACGCTCGACATCAAGCTGGAAAGTGCCGAGCTACAAGCCGCTGTTCGCCAGGAAGCAGAAGCAGCCGGCATCAACTTCCGCTACTTCGAAGAGCACGGCACGCCCCGCGTAGGCATTTCGCTGCACCAGAACACCGAAATTCAGGACGTAGCTGACATCGTAGCGGTGTTTGCCAAAGTGCTGGGCAAGGACGTGAAGTCGGTGGCACTGCCCGCCGAAATTTCCGTGAACTGGCCTGAGGCACTGGTGCGCACCAGCCAATATCTGACCCACCCCATCTTCAACACGCACCACTCCGAGCACGAGATGTTGCGCTACATGAAGCATCTGGAAAACAAGGACTTGAGCTTGGCTCACTCCATGATTCCGCTGGGTTCATGCACCATGAAGCTGAACGCCACCGCCGAAATGATTCCGGTGACGTGGCCGGAAATCGGGGGCTTGCACCCGTTCGCGCCTCGCGAGCAGGCACAAGGCTACACCCAGATCTTCCAAGACCTAGAGCAGTGGCTATGTGAGGTGACTGGCTTCGCGGCCGTAAGCTTGCAGCCGAACTCTGGTGCTCAAGGCGAGTACGCCGGCCTGCTAGCCATCAAAGGCTACCACGATGCCCGCGGCGACCAACACCGCAACATTGCCCTGATTCCGGCTTCGGCCCACGGTACCAACCCTGCTTCAGCTGTTATGGCAGGCATGCAGGTAGTGGTGGTGAAAAGCACCGAAGAAGGCAACATCGATGTGGAAGATTTGAAGGCTAAAGCTGCCCAGCACGCCGAGAAGCTAAGCTGCCTGATGGTGACGTACCCCAGCACGCACGGCGTGTACGAGGAAACCATTATCGACATCTGCGCCACCATCCACCAGCACGGTGGCCGCGTGTACATGGACGGAGCCAACATGAACGCCCAAGTGGGCCTTACCTCCCCCGCCACCATTGGCGCCGATGTGTGCCACCTCAACCTGCATAAAACGTTTTGCATCCCGCACGGCGGCGGCGGACCGGGCGTAGGACCTATCGGCGTAGTAGCTGATCTGGCTCCTTACCTGTCTGGCCACGTGGTGGTAGATGCGGATGGCCGCACTGGCGGGGCCGTGTCCTCGGCTCCGTGGGGCTCGGCTAGCATTCTGCCTATTTCCTACGCCTACATCAGCATGATGGGTGGTGAAGGCCTAACGGAAGCTACGCGCATTGCTATTCTGAATGCCAACTACATCAAGGCTCGCCTTGAGCAGCATTACCCTGTGCTCTATACGGGTGCCAATGGCCGCTGCGCCCACGAAATGATTCTGGATTGCCGCCAGTTCAAGAAGGCCGGCATCGAGGTAGAAGACATTGCCAAGCGCCTAATGGACTATGGTTTCCACGCTCCTACGGTTTCCTTCCCAGTGGCGGGCACGCTGATGGTTGAGCCCACCGAGTCGGAAAGCAAGGAAGAACTGGACCGTTTCATTGAAGCCATGATTTCTATCCGCCACGAAATTGCCGACGTAGAAGCGGGCCGCGCTGATGCCAAGGACAATCTGCTCAAGCACGCGCCGCACACGGCGGCCGTCGTGTTGGCGCAGGAGTGGCACCGTCCCTACACGCGGGAGCAGGCTGTGTACCCTACTGACTACGTGCGTGCCGCCAAGTTCTGGCCTAGCGTTTCCCGCATCGACTCAGCGTACGGCGACCGGAACCTGATCTGCTCGTGCACTTCGGTGGAAGAGTATGCTGACGCCGAAGAGAAGCTGGTTGAAACCGACAAAGGCCCTTCATACTAG
- a CDS encoding M16 family metallopeptidase: MIHFEEFTLANGLRCIVHEDHTTPMAVLDVLYNVGSRDEDASHTGFAHLFEHLMFSGSVNIPSYDEPLQRVGGENNAFTSPDVTNYYLTVSAANLETGFWLESDRMLNLAFSENGLEVQRKVVVEEFKQNYLNQPYGDVWLKLRPLAYQHHPYQWATIGKEISHIENAVMDDVRSFFKKHYAPQNAILVVAGAVTVAEAQQLAEKWFGPIPGGPRYERQLPVEPRQTEPRFLEVTADVPLSALYKVYHMPARTAPEYYSIDLLGDLLGRGKSSRLYQQLVKEQPLFNSISATATGSMEPGLLVISGKLNTGVSLEAADAAVEALLTELRDQLVPTEELEKVKNQAEASLVFGEIDLLHRAMNLAYSKLMGNTNLVNEEGARLQAVTPAEIQMAAKEVLRPDNCSTLYYRAQADALLPELAETTTTAAE; encoded by the coding sequence ATGATCCATTTCGAAGAATTCACTCTGGCCAATGGCTTACGCTGCATCGTGCACGAAGACCACACCACCCCCATGGCCGTGCTTGATGTGCTTTACAATGTAGGCTCGCGCGACGAGGACGCTTCGCATACCGGCTTTGCGCACTTGTTCGAACACCTTATGTTTTCAGGCTCCGTCAACATTCCCAGCTACGACGAACCGTTGCAGCGCGTAGGCGGCGAAAACAATGCTTTCACATCCCCCGACGTCACCAACTATTACCTCACGGTGTCAGCGGCCAACCTCGAGACTGGGTTCTGGCTGGAATCGGACCGTATGCTGAACTTGGCTTTCTCGGAAAACGGACTGGAAGTGCAGCGCAAAGTGGTAGTGGAAGAGTTCAAGCAGAACTACCTCAACCAGCCATACGGGGATGTTTGGCTAAAGCTGCGGCCCTTGGCCTATCAGCACCACCCATACCAATGGGCCACTATTGGTAAGGAAATCAGCCACATCGAAAACGCGGTGATGGATGATGTTCGCTCTTTCTTCAAGAAACACTATGCGCCCCAAAACGCCATTCTGGTGGTGGCAGGCGCCGTAACGGTGGCAGAAGCGCAACAACTGGCAGAGAAGTGGTTTGGTCCAATTCCGGGCGGCCCACGCTACGAGCGGCAATTGCCAGTGGAGCCGCGCCAAACCGAGCCCCGCTTTCTGGAAGTTACGGCTGATGTCCCGCTGAGCGCCCTGTACAAGGTGTACCACATGCCAGCCCGCACCGCCCCCGAATACTACAGTATCGATTTGCTAGGCGACTTACTAGGCCGTGGCAAGTCAAGCCGGTTGTACCAGCAGTTGGTAAAAGAGCAGCCGCTTTTCAACTCTATTTCAGCCACTGCTACCGGCTCCATGGAGCCAGGCTTGCTGGTGATAAGCGGCAAGCTGAACACCGGCGTATCATTAGAAGCAGCCGACGCAGCGGTGGAAGCCCTCCTCACTGAGTTGCGCGACCAGCTGGTACCAACCGAGGAACTGGAGAAGGTGAAAAACCAAGCTGAAGCTAGCCTAGTGTTTGGTGAAATAGATTTGCTCCATCGCGCCATGAACTTGGCGTACAGCAAGCTGATGGGTAACACGAACCTGGTGAATGAAGAAGGCGCCCGCCTGCAAGCCGTGACGCCCGCTGAAATCCAAATGGCCGCCAAAGAGGTACTGCGTCCCGACAACTGTAGCACACTTTACTACCGTGCCCAAGCAGACGCCTTGCTACCAGAACTTGCAGAAACCACCACAACAGCAGCGGAGTAA
- the ytxJ gene encoding bacillithiol system redox-active protein YtxJ, translated as MIPWQPLTQADQLQDIVRESHEHPVLIFKHSTSCSISAAAKGKLERQWAESGLDATKFYYLDLLRFRPISAEIAQQFGVQHESPQLLLIQDGECRYNASHMGIRLSEVKSVVG; from the coding sequence ATGATACCTTGGCAACCCCTTACCCAAGCCGACCAGCTACAAGACATTGTGCGTGAGTCGCATGAGCATCCCGTGCTTATTTTCAAGCACAGCACCAGCTGCTCTATCAGCGCTGCTGCCAAAGGCAAGTTGGAGCGTCAGTGGGCCGAGTCCGGCCTTGATGCCACCAAGTTCTATTACCTCGACTTGCTTCGCTTTCGCCCTATCTCCGCCGAAATAGCGCAGCAGTTTGGCGTGCAGCACGAGTCACCGCAACTGCTACTCATCCAGGACGGTGAGTGCCGCTATAATGCCTCGCACATGGGTATTCGGCTGAGCGAAGTAAAAAGTGTAGTGGGCTAA
- a CDS encoding Rieske (2Fe-2S) protein, with amino-acid sequence MADVTKQLSRLDNQRGARRTTVTLAMLAALTLGACGSDTNNVEPQIPFVSFSESINVLNQQYTPLRSDRGAVYVAGGVRGVIVVRQSASSYVAFERNCPYRVNDTCARVSIDASRLFLKDACCGSQFDLQGRPQSGPASRSLRQYGTSLSGNLLTITN; translated from the coding sequence TTGGCTGACGTAACGAAGCAACTCTCCCGGCTCGACAACCAGCGAGGAGCAAGACGCACTACAGTAACCCTTGCAATGCTTGCGGCCCTAACACTAGGTGCCTGCGGCTCCGACACCAACAATGTGGAGCCACAGATACCTTTTGTGAGCTTCAGCGAAAGCATTAATGTCTTAAATCAGCAGTACACTCCTTTGCGCTCCGATAGAGGCGCGGTGTATGTTGCCGGTGGAGTTCGAGGCGTAATTGTGGTGCGGCAGAGCGCCAGCAGCTACGTGGCTTTCGAGCGCAACTGCCCGTACCGGGTCAATGATACGTGCGCCCGGGTTAGTATTGATGCCTCGCGGCTGTTCCTAAAAGATGCTTGCTGCGGTTCGCAATTTGATTTGCAGGGCCGTCCGCAAAGCGGGCCAGCCAGCCGCTCACTCCGGCAGTACGGCACTTCCTTATCCGGAAACTTACTGACTATCACCAACTAG
- the lipA gene encoding lipoyl synthase, translating to MPAKPRKPDWLRVKLPVGPEYAAVRRLVDEHKLHTICESGNCPNMGECWGAGTATFMILGNVCTRSCSFCAVATGRPTEYDTDEPRRVAEAIQLMGVKHAVITSVNRDELKDRGASIWNETVVRIKQLSPETTIETLIPDVKANWEALDLMIAGGQEVVSHNVETVGSLYRLVRPQAKYDRSLEQIRRTKNAGKRTKSGIMLGLGETKEEMYRAMDDLVAHGLDILTLGQYLQPTKRHLEVAEFIHPDLFAHYREEGLARGLKYVESGPLVRSSYHAERHVNVPI from the coding sequence ATGCCTGCCAAGCCACGCAAGCCAGATTGGCTCCGCGTGAAGCTGCCAGTGGGTCCTGAATACGCTGCGGTTCGTCGTTTGGTGGACGAGCACAAGCTCCACACGATTTGCGAGAGCGGCAACTGCCCGAATATGGGCGAGTGCTGGGGCGCCGGAACGGCTACCTTCATGATCCTAGGCAACGTGTGTACCCGCTCTTGCTCGTTTTGCGCGGTGGCTACCGGCCGCCCCACGGAGTACGACACCGACGAGCCTCGCCGAGTAGCCGAAGCCATTCAGCTGATGGGCGTTAAGCACGCGGTAATTACCAGCGTCAACCGCGACGAACTGAAGGATCGTGGAGCCAGCATCTGGAACGAAACCGTGGTGCGCATCAAGCAACTTTCCCCCGAAACCACCATCGAAACCTTAATTCCGGATGTGAAAGCCAACTGGGAAGCCTTGGATTTGATGATTGCTGGAGGCCAGGAAGTGGTATCGCACAACGTAGAGACGGTTGGTAGCCTGTACCGCCTCGTGCGTCCGCAAGCCAAGTACGACCGGAGCCTCGAGCAAATCCGCCGTACCAAGAACGCCGGCAAGCGCACGAAGTCAGGCATCATGCTGGGCCTAGGCGAAACCAAAGAAGAGATGTACCGTGCTATGGACGACCTGGTCGCGCATGGCCTTGATATCCTGACGCTTGGTCAGTACTTACAGCCTACCAAGCGCCACTTGGAAGTAGCCGAGTTTATTCACCCCGACCTCTTCGCCCATTATCGGGAGGAAGGCCTTGCCCGTGGCCTCAAATACGTAGAGTCGGGGCCGCTGGTGCGCAGCAGCTACCACGCCGAGCGGCACGTAAATGTGCCGATCTAA
- a CDS encoding DUF4932 domain-containing protein, which translates to MRVFALSVVLLLAGGSASAQTHEPNHRAANRRSLRDARQYPAPYKDSHLAVNKAALKRGDGGRQVQPNDGRQKYKFDNTGAARVSEPSTVSLRLRKKKKADNN; encoded by the coding sequence ATGCGAGTCTTTGCCTTATCCGTGGTTTTGCTGTTAGCTGGGGGCAGTGCCTCGGCCCAAACCCACGAGCCCAACCATCGGGCCGCCAACCGCCGTTCCTTGCGCGACGCCCGCCAGTACCCGGCCCCGTATAAAGACTCGCACCTAGCCGTAAACAAAGCTGCGCTGAAGCGTGGCGACGGAGGGCGCCAGGTCCAACCCAACGATGGTCGTCAGAAATATAAGTTCGACAATACGGGGGCCGCACGCGTAAGTGAACCTAGCACCGTCAGTCTACGTCTTCGTAAAAAGAAGAAAGCCGACAACAACTAA
- the pheS gene encoding phenylalanine--tRNA ligase subunit alpha — MQENITRLRAEIEAYDLSTPELLDQFRIAYTGRKGQLADLFDQLKTVPQEQRRAVGQELNQLKQLALARFEERQQQIEAAASNAPADPTFDYTLPAVPNQLGTRHPLNLVREEIVRVLSRIGFNVAEGPEIEDDWHNFTALNFPENHPARDMQDTFFVHRTPGEQEWLLRTHTSPVQVRVMQTQKPPIRSIMPGRVYRNEAISARAHMMFHQVEALFVDENVSFADLKQTVYYFVQELFGSDVQVRFRPSFFPFTEPSAEIDITCLICKGKGCNICKQTGWVEIGGCGMVDPAVLEQSGIDPERYSGYAWGMGIERITMLKYQIKDLRLFTENDLRFLRQFESVQ; from the coding sequence ATGCAGGAGAATATCACGCGGCTACGCGCCGAAATCGAAGCCTACGACTTGAGCACCCCAGAATTGCTCGACCAGTTCCGCATTGCCTACACTGGCCGCAAAGGCCAGCTAGCGGATCTTTTTGATCAGCTCAAAACAGTGCCTCAAGAGCAGCGTCGGGCCGTTGGGCAGGAGTTGAACCAACTAAAGCAGTTGGCCCTGGCTCGTTTCGAGGAGCGCCAGCAGCAGATAGAGGCCGCAGCCAGCAATGCCCCTGCCGACCCTACATTCGATTACACGCTGCCTGCGGTACCCAACCAGCTCGGCACTCGCCACCCATTGAATTTGGTGCGCGAGGAAATCGTGCGCGTTTTATCACGCATCGGCTTCAACGTGGCAGAAGGCCCCGAAATCGAGGACGACTGGCACAACTTCACGGCTCTTAATTTCCCCGAGAACCATCCGGCCCGCGACATGCAGGACACGTTTTTCGTGCACCGCACTCCTGGCGAGCAAGAGTGGTTGCTGCGCACCCATACTAGCCCTGTGCAGGTACGCGTCATGCAAACCCAAAAGCCTCCTATCCGCAGCATCATGCCTGGCCGCGTGTATCGCAATGAAGCTATTTCAGCACGGGCGCACATGATGTTCCACCAAGTTGAAGCCTTGTTCGTTGATGAGAACGTGAGCTTTGCTGATCTGAAGCAGACGGTTTACTACTTCGTGCAGGAGCTATTCGGCTCCGACGTGCAAGTACGGTTCCGACCCTCCTTCTTCCCTTTCACTGAGCCCAGCGCCGAAATTGATATCACCTGCCTTATCTGCAAAGGCAAGGGGTGCAATATCTGCAAGCAGACGGGATGGGTGGAAATTGGGGGCTGCGGCATGGTCGATCCGGCCGTACTAGAACAATCTGGCATCGACCCAGAGCGTTACTCTGGCTACGCTTGGGGCATGGGCATTGAGCGCATCACCATGCTGAAATACCAAATCAAAGATTTGCGCCTGTTCACAGAGAATGACCTGCGGTTTTTACGGCAGTTCGAATCGGTACAGTAG
- a CDS encoding alpha-ketoacid dehydrogenase subunit alpha/beta — MHFDRKDYSNDTLLYLYQHLLKPRLIEEKMLILLRQGKVSKWFSGIGQEAISVGSTLALQPDEYILPLHRNLGVFTGRNVPLDRLFAQWQGKTTGFTKGRDRSFHFGTNEHHIVGMISHLGPQLAVADGIALADLLDRRQKITVTYSGDGGASEGDFHEALNVAAVWQLPVIFIIENNGYGLSTPSREQFRFNYFIDKGPAYGMEALQIDGNNVLEVYDTVNRLAEDMRRNPRPVLLEALTFRMRGHEEASGTKYVPQELFEEWGQKDPVENYEKWLLAEGVLDEEARMRYRQTIKREIEEGLRLADAEPMPTANVQEEVGDMYRTFQAPDQRPAPDAPATDKRYVDAISDGLRQSMEKYPELVLMGQDIADYGGVFKITEGFVAQFGKARVRNTPLCESAIVGAGLGLSVKGKKAMVEMQFADFVTCGFNQIVNNLAKSHYRWGQNADVVVRMPTGAGTAAGPFHSQSNEAWFTHTPGLKVVYPSNPHDAKGLLCAAIEDPNPVIYFEHKLLYRSVSAPVPDAYYTTPIGKAALVREGETLSIITYGAGVHWALALANELNLDADILDLRTLLPWDEDAVRRTVSKNGRVLLLHEDTLTGGIGGELGAWIAEHCFQHLDAPIQRVASLDTAVPFSPTLEKQFLPQQRLREAIEKLLNY, encoded by the coding sequence ATGCATTTCGACCGTAAGGATTATTCCAACGATACGCTGCTGTACCTCTATCAGCACCTACTTAAGCCACGCCTGATCGAAGAGAAAATGTTGATTTTGCTCCGGCAGGGCAAGGTGAGCAAGTGGTTTTCGGGTATCGGCCAAGAAGCCATTTCGGTGGGCAGCACCCTGGCCCTTCAGCCCGACGAATATATTCTGCCGTTGCATCGGAACTTAGGCGTATTTACGGGCCGCAACGTGCCCTTGGACCGACTGTTTGCGCAGTGGCAGGGCAAAACTACAGGTTTCACAAAGGGCCGCGACCGAAGCTTCCACTTCGGCACCAACGAGCACCACATCGTTGGTATGATTTCGCACTTAGGCCCGCAGTTGGCCGTGGCCGACGGCATTGCTTTGGCCGACTTGCTGGACCGCCGCCAGAAAATAACGGTGACGTACAGCGGCGACGGGGGTGCCAGTGAAGGCGACTTCCACGAGGCCCTGAACGTGGCAGCGGTGTGGCAACTACCCGTTATTTTCATCATCGAAAACAACGGCTACGGCCTGAGTACGCCTAGCCGCGAACAGTTTCGCTTCAACTACTTCATCGACAAAGGCCCGGCCTATGGCATGGAGGCGCTGCAAATCGACGGCAATAATGTGTTGGAAGTGTACGACACCGTGAACCGGCTGGCCGAAGACATGCGCCGTAACCCCCGGCCCGTGCTGCTAGAAGCGCTTACGTTTCGGATGCGTGGCCACGAGGAAGCCAGCGGTACCAAGTACGTGCCGCAAGAGTTATTCGAGGAGTGGGGCCAGAAAGACCCGGTTGAGAACTACGAGAAGTGGCTGCTGGCAGAAGGTGTCCTGGACGAAGAAGCTCGGATGCGCTACCGCCAAACCATCAAGCGCGAAATAGAAGAGGGGCTGCGTCTTGCCGATGCTGAGCCTATGCCTACCGCCAATGTGCAGGAAGAGGTAGGGGATATGTACCGGACCTTCCAGGCACCCGACCAACGCCCCGCCCCCGACGCCCCCGCCACCGACAAGCGCTACGTGGATGCCATTTCCGACGGCCTGCGCCAAAGCATGGAAAAGTACCCCGAATTGGTGCTCATGGGCCAAGACATTGCCGATTACGGCGGCGTGTTTAAAATCACCGAAGGCTTTGTAGCACAATTCGGCAAGGCACGGGTGCGCAACACGCCCCTATGCGAATCAGCTATTGTGGGCGCTGGCTTGGGCTTGAGCGTGAAAGGCAAGAAGGCCATGGTGGAAATGCAGTTTGCCGACTTTGTAACCTGTGGCTTCAATCAGATTGTAAACAACCTGGCCAAAAGCCACTACCGTTGGGGGCAGAATGCCGATGTTGTGGTGCGTATGCCTACCGGCGCGGGCACTGCCGCCGGTCCGTTTCATTCGCAAAGCAACGAAGCCTGGTTTACGCACACACCCGGCCTGAAAGTGGTGTACCCCAGCAACCCCCACGATGCGAAGGGCCTGCTGTGCGCGGCTATCGAAGACCCGAACCCGGTTATCTATTTCGAGCACAAACTGCTGTACCGCAGCGTTTCGGCCCCCGTGCCGGATGCCTACTATACCACGCCCATCGGCAAAGCGGCCTTGGTGCGCGAAGGCGAAACGCTTAGCATCATCACATATGGCGCCGGGGTGCACTGGGCACTGGCACTGGCCAACGAACTGAATCTGGATGCCGATATTCTGGACTTGCGCACGTTGTTGCCTTGGGATGAAGATGCTGTACGCCGAACCGTCAGCAAAAATGGCCGGGTGTTGCTCTTGCACGAAGACACGCTAACTGGCGGCATCGGAGGGGAGCTGGGTGCCTGGATTGCTGAACATTGCTTTCAGCACCTTGATGCGCCCATTCAACGGGTAGCTTCCCTGGATACGGCCGTTCCTTTCTCTCCTACTTTGGAAAAGCAGTTCCTGCCACAGCAGCGCTTGCGCGAGGCAATAGAGAAGTTATTGAATTATTAG
- a CDS encoding DUF4136 domain-containing protein yields MRSITRLFARSAAFVAVGFSLLLGVTSCATSSRVGVTSDFDHSVNFRTYKTWSWFPQQPVDAEGGPAKGYESFLDQRLQKAVERELAAKGLTRVEKDADLFVAYSAKVEDKQQVSPYYNGLGYPYYGYGLYNRGLYSPVTQYKAGTVIIDLVDAKRKELTWRGTGQAQVDNQSISEEEVHRIVNGILGNYPPTDANARR; encoded by the coding sequence ATGCGCTCTATCACTCGCTTATTCGCCCGGTCAGCTGCTTTTGTAGCTGTTGGTTTTTCGCTGCTACTGGGTGTTACCAGTTGCGCCACTTCTTCTCGTGTTGGAGTCACTTCCGACTTCGACCATTCTGTTAACTTCCGCACGTACAAGACCTGGTCTTGGTTTCCGCAGCAGCCCGTAGACGCTGAAGGCGGTCCGGCCAAGGGCTACGAGTCATTTCTTGATCAGCGTCTGCAAAAGGCCGTTGAGCGCGAGCTTGCTGCCAAAGGCTTGACCCGTGTTGAGAAAGATGCCGACTTGTTTGTAGCGTACAGCGCCAAAGTGGAAGACAAACAGCAGGTTTCTCCTTACTACAATGGCCTCGGCTATCCTTATTACGGCTATGGCCTCTACAACCGCGGGCTTTACTCGCCTGTTACCCAGTATAAAGCGGGTACTGTTATCATCGACTTGGTTGACGCTAAGCGCAAAGAACTAACCTGGCGCGGCACTGGCCAAGCGCAGGTTGACAACCAAAGCATTTCCGAAGAAGAAGTGCACCGCATTGTGAACGGCATCTTGGGCAACTACCCTCCTACCGACGCCAACGCCCGCCGTTAG
- a CDS encoding OsmC family protein, whose amino-acid sequence MNTATARYAGHLRTEATHSASGNTILTDAPVDNHGRGEAFSPTDLVSAALGSCMMTIMGIVAERLSLDLTGVTYDVTKHMAAEPRRIRQIDVQFRLPATLSAKERTILENAARTCPVALSLNPEIRQEVQFEYAG is encoded by the coding sequence ATGAACACTGCCACTGCTCGTTACGCCGGCCACCTGCGCACCGAAGCCACTCATTCGGCCTCCGGCAACACCATTCTTACCGACGCACCCGTCGATAATCATGGCCGGGGCGAGGCGTTTTCGCCCACCGACCTAGTGAGCGCTGCCCTAGGAAGCTGCATGATGACCATTATGGGCATCGTAGCCGAACGTCTTAGCCTCGACCTGACCGGCGTCACCTACGACGTTACCAAGCATATGGCTGCTGAGCCGCGCCGCATCCGGCAGATTGACGTGCAGTTTCGCCTGCCTGCTACGCTCAGTGCCAAAGAGCGAACCATACTGGAAAATGCTGCCCGGACTTGCCCGGTGGCCCTCAGCCTCAACCCGGAAATCCGGCAAGAGGTTCAGTTCGAATACGCAGGATAA